One window of Klebsiella quasivariicola genomic DNA carries:
- a CDS encoding LysR family transcriptional regulator, with the protein MFRLEDLTLFVRAAALGSFSDAAREAGQQPAQVSAAIKRLETILNIRLFARSTRSLRLTPEGETWLPYATQMLDTLEAGLQKIQTPDDEIRGMLQIAVPSDLGRNLLLTLFRDFRQRHPALRLRLLFSDQLTDVFKDPVDVAFRYGNNDDASFISLPVAPENRRVLVASPEWIARHGEPQTLEELGQHNALIYILRGRPFDRWSLSLDGVVQQQKVSGTVMSDDAEVIRRLAVAGEGIAYKSMLDVSDDLRAGRLRRLLPRYQGDVVPLNLICPHRKQLSAAVRLLYEEVKSHCEGLNA; encoded by the coding sequence GCGGCGCGCGAGGCCGGGCAGCAGCCGGCGCAGGTGAGCGCGGCGATTAAACGTCTGGAGACGATCCTCAATATTCGCCTGTTTGCCCGCTCAACGCGCAGCCTGCGTCTGACGCCGGAGGGGGAGACCTGGCTGCCCTATGCCACCCAGATGCTCGATACCCTCGAGGCCGGCCTGCAGAAGATCCAGACCCCGGACGATGAAATTCGCGGCATGTTGCAGATTGCCGTGCCGTCGGATCTCGGGCGTAACCTGCTCCTGACCCTGTTCCGCGATTTCCGCCAACGCCACCCGGCGCTGCGTCTGCGGCTGCTCTTTTCCGATCAATTAACCGACGTGTTTAAAGATCCGGTGGACGTCGCCTTTCGCTATGGCAATAACGACGATGCTTCGTTTATCTCGCTGCCGGTGGCGCCGGAAAATCGCCGGGTGCTGGTGGCCTCGCCCGAATGGATTGCCCGCCACGGCGAGCCGCAGACCCTCGAGGAGCTTGGCCAGCACAATGCGTTGATCTACATTTTGCGCGGCCGGCCGTTCGACCGCTGGTCGCTCAGCCTGGACGGCGTGGTTCAGCAGCAGAAGGTTTCCGGCACGGTGATGAGCGATGACGCCGAGGTGATCCGTCGGCTGGCGGTGGCCGGGGAGGGCATCGCCTATAAATCGATGCTCGACGTCAGCGACGATCTGCGGGCGGGGCGCCTGCGGCGCCTGCTGCCGCGCTATCAGGGGGATGTAGTGCCGTTGAATCTGATTTGTCCGCACCGCAAACAGCTCTCTGCCGCGGTGCGTTTGTTATATGAAGAGGTGAAATCACATTGTGAAGGACTTAATGCCTGA
- a CDS encoding NCS2 family permease, translated as MADNTLHSSARANWLERRFALRARGGTLRTECLAGITGFLAAAYLLVVIPGLLAIGGMDKGAATTGTILVFVVGSLLMAFYANLPFIVGPGIGGSVLVGVTLAGSEGIGWQTGLGIACWSGILFFLLTRFGLREVVTRSVPQSIKLGLTASIGLFVAVLGFRNAGLVLANAKTNALTLGDFLAPGALVALCGLFLAIALQARKVPGAILWAILFATLVGIPFGVTHLPTRFIDAPHSLTPVLEQVDLLGALNIAFLPFLFVFFASEFFSTMGTTLAVGGEAGLLDDEGNMPQINRPFMVDSIAAALGPWVGIPAATALIESSAAAEAGGKTGLTALSAAVMFLLMLLFTPVALMIPKEATAPALILIGLNMFSGLRKVDLGNFTDGLPVLMMVMITLIANSFGTGIAGGLLFYIVIKAIAGKWREIPIGLWVLAVPLVYYFATLVRH; from the coding sequence ATGGCCGATAACACACTTCACTCTTCCGCCCGCGCTAACTGGCTGGAGCGCCGCTTTGCGTTGCGCGCTCGCGGCGGCACGCTACGCACCGAATGCCTGGCCGGGATCACCGGCTTTCTCGCCGCCGCCTATTTACTGGTGGTCATTCCGGGACTGCTGGCGATCGGCGGGATGGACAAAGGCGCCGCCACCACCGGCACCATTCTGGTCTTCGTCGTTGGCTCATTGCTGATGGCGTTTTATGCCAACCTGCCGTTTATCGTCGGCCCGGGCATTGGCGGCTCGGTGCTGGTGGGGGTGACGCTGGCCGGTAGCGAAGGGATTGGCTGGCAGACTGGCCTCGGGATTGCCTGCTGGTCGGGGATCCTCTTCTTCCTGCTGACCCGCTTTGGCCTGCGTGAAGTGGTCACCCGCTCGGTACCGCAGTCGATCAAGCTGGGGCTGACGGCCTCCATCGGCCTGTTTGTCGCCGTCCTCGGCTTTCGCAATGCCGGGCTGGTGCTGGCCAATGCGAAAACCAACGCGCTGACGCTCGGCGACTTTCTCGCCCCTGGCGCGCTGGTGGCGCTGTGCGGCCTGTTCCTGGCGATAGCCCTGCAGGCGCGTAAGGTACCGGGCGCCATTTTGTGGGCCATTCTTTTCGCCACGCTGGTGGGCATCCCCTTCGGCGTCACCCATCTGCCGACACGTTTTATCGATGCCCCCCACTCGCTAACCCCGGTGCTGGAACAGGTTGACCTGCTGGGGGCGTTAAACATCGCCTTCCTGCCGTTCCTGTTCGTCTTTTTCGCCTCTGAGTTTTTCTCCACCATGGGGACAACGCTGGCGGTGGGCGGCGAGGCGGGGCTGCTGGATGACGAAGGCAACATGCCGCAGATTAATCGCCCGTTTATGGTCGATTCGATTGCCGCGGCGCTCGGCCCGTGGGTGGGCATCCCGGCGGCGACGGCGCTGATTGAGTCTTCGGCGGCAGCGGAAGCGGGCGGCAAAACCGGCCTCACCGCCCTGTCGGCGGCGGTAATGTTCCTGCTGATGCTGCTGTTCACGCCGGTGGCGTTGATGATCCCGAAAGAAGCCACCGCCCCGGCGCTGATCCTGATTGGCCTGAACATGTTCAGCGGCCTGCGCAAAGTGGATCTTGGCAATTTCACCGACGGGCTGCCGGTGCTGATGATGGTGATGATTACGCTTATCGCCAACAGCTTCGGCACCGGGATTGCCGGCGGGCTGCTGTTTTACATTGTGATCAAGGCTATCGCCGGCAAGTGGCGGGAAATCCCGATTGGCCTGTGGGTGCTGGCTGTCCCGCTGGTGTATTACTTCGCGACCTTAGTCAGGCATTAA
- a CDS encoding adenine deaminase, with protein MSSNAQVRRRAVQAARGESPFDLLLVDAQIVDMATGEIRPADVGIVGEMIASVHPRGSRADAHEVRSLAGSYLSPGLMDTHVHLESSHLPPERYAEIVLTQGTTAVFWDPHELANVLGVAGVRYAVDASRHLPLQVMVAGPSSVPSTPGLEMSGADFAGAEMETMLGWPEVRGVAEVMDMHGVLHGSERMQEIVQAGLNSGKLIEGHARGLSGADLQAYLAAGVTSDHELTSADDALEKLRAGLTIEIRGSHPYLLPDIVAALNTLPHLSSQITVCTDDVPPDMLLEKGGIIALLNLLIEHGLPAVDALRFATLNAAIRLQRHDLGLIAAGRRADLVVFDSLEKLVAREVYVGGERLAHAGRLLKPIAPAPGVTPPRDTLQIAPLCADDFVLRLQGIRHGVARLRHIRGARFTQWGEVEVQVRDGKVQLPAGFSLIWVKHRHGRHQATPQIALLEGWGELRGAIATSYSHDSHNLVVLGRDADDMARAANQLIASGGGMALAQQGEILALVAMPIAGMLSDLPAPELARQFRALRDLSSQVADWEPPYRVFKAIEGTCLACNAGPHLTDLGLTDGGSRQIVDPLIACREIPEPIDHNNNPQGA; from the coding sequence ATGTCCAGCAATGCTCAAGTCCGCCGTCGCGCCGTGCAGGCCGCGCGCGGCGAATCCCCGTTTGATCTGCTGCTGGTCGATGCGCAGATTGTCGATATGGCGACGGGCGAAATTCGCCCCGCTGACGTTGGTATCGTCGGCGAGATGATCGCCAGCGTCCACCCGCGCGGCAGCCGCGCCGACGCCCATGAAGTGCGTTCCCTGGCCGGCAGCTACCTGTCGCCTGGCCTGATGGACACCCATGTCCACCTCGAAAGCTCGCACCTGCCGCCGGAGCGCTACGCCGAAATCGTCCTCACCCAGGGCACCACCGCGGTGTTCTGGGATCCGCATGAGCTGGCCAACGTCCTCGGCGTCGCTGGCGTGCGCTACGCGGTGGACGCCAGCCGCCATCTGCCGCTGCAGGTGATGGTCGCCGGCCCGTCCAGCGTCCCCTCCACGCCCGGCCTCGAAATGTCCGGTGCCGATTTCGCCGGCGCGGAGATGGAAACCATGCTCGGCTGGCCGGAAGTGCGCGGTGTGGCGGAAGTGATGGATATGCACGGCGTGTTGCACGGTAGCGAGCGGATGCAGGAGATTGTCCAGGCCGGTCTTAACAGCGGCAAACTGATTGAAGGCCACGCCCGCGGCCTGAGCGGCGCTGACCTGCAGGCGTACCTCGCCGCCGGCGTCACCTCCGATCATGAACTGACCTCGGCGGACGATGCGCTGGAAAAACTGCGCGCCGGGCTGACGATCGAGATCCGCGGCTCGCACCCCTATCTGCTGCCGGATATCGTCGCGGCGTTAAACACGCTGCCGCACCTCTCCTCGCAAATCACCGTCTGCACCGATGACGTGCCGCCGGATATGCTGCTGGAGAAAGGCGGGATCATCGCCCTGCTTAATCTGCTGATCGAGCACGGTTTACCGGCGGTCGACGCCCTGCGTTTCGCCACCCTCAACGCCGCTATTCGCCTGCAGCGCCACGACCTCGGGCTGATTGCCGCCGGACGGCGCGCCGACCTGGTGGTGTTTGATTCCCTGGAGAAACTGGTGGCCCGTGAAGTCTACGTTGGAGGGGAACGGCTGGCCCATGCCGGCCGCCTGCTAAAGCCGATCGCCCCCGCGCCGGGCGTCACCCCGCCGCGCGATACCTTACAGATCGCCCCCCTGTGCGCCGATGACTTTGTTCTGCGCCTCCAGGGCATTCGCCACGGCGTCGCCCGCCTGCGCCATATCCGCGGCGCGCGCTTCACCCAGTGGGGCGAAGTGGAAGTGCAGGTTCGTGACGGAAAGGTCCAGCTGCCCGCCGGCTTCAGCCTGATCTGGGTTAAGCACCGCCATGGCCGCCACCAGGCGACGCCGCAAATCGCCCTGCTCGAAGGCTGGGGCGAGCTGCGCGGCGCCATCGCCACCAGCTACTCCCATGACTCGCACAATCTGGTGGTGCTCGGACGCGACGCTGATGATATGGCGCGGGCGGCCAACCAGCTTATCGCCTCCGGCGGCGGGATGGCGCTGGCGCAACAGGGCGAGATCCTCGCCCTTGTGGCGATGCCGATTGCCGGCATGCTGTCGGATCTTCCGGCCCCCGAGCTGGCGCGTCAGTTCCGCGCGCTGCGCGATCTGAGCAGCCAAGTCGCCGACTGGGAGCCGCCGTACCGGGTCTTCAAGGCCATTGAAGGCACCTGCCTTGCCTGTAACGCCGGGCCGCATTTAACCGATTTGGGTCTGACCGACGGCGGCAGCCGTCAGATTGTCGACCCGTTGATAGCCTGCCGGGAGATCCCGGAGCCAATCGATCACAACAATAATCCTCAGGGAGCCTGA
- a CDS encoding LysR family transcriptional regulator translates to MMNEPWQRLPALSLKQLQYFVTLAQLRHFTDTASRLAISQPALSSALRQIETVLGGKLVNRTASAVTLTELGAAILPHAQRILSVAQAAFFDMQQIVEAGGDGTVRIGLVPSVSSLLFPLLPQTLAQAFPRLRIEFHDQTNDALIQALQRGEIDCGIGAIDSSLPAELLVYPLREDPFVAVLHRDDPLAAQAHLPWKQLVGRDMAVFSKGNIQRLVAALVESHRLTLTTRYQVDYIETLYGLVRSRLAVAILPELYTTHLQDPALKVVHLQQPALTRTVALMRGPQALPPLIEACFSLLQAELRQGR, encoded by the coding sequence ATGATGAACGAACCCTGGCAGCGTCTGCCCGCGCTCTCTCTTAAACAGCTTCAGTATTTCGTCACCCTGGCCCAGCTGCGCCACTTCACCGATACCGCCAGTCGGCTGGCGATTAGCCAGCCGGCGCTGAGCAGCGCCCTGCGGCAGATTGAAACGGTGCTCGGCGGCAAGCTGGTCAACCGTACCGCTTCGGCGGTCACCCTGACTGAACTGGGGGCGGCGATTTTACCCCACGCTCAACGGATCCTCAGCGTGGCGCAGGCAGCCTTTTTCGATATGCAGCAGATCGTCGAGGCGGGCGGCGACGGGACGGTGCGCATCGGTCTGGTGCCGTCGGTCAGTTCGCTGCTGTTTCCGCTGCTGCCGCAGACTCTGGCCCAGGCCTTTCCGCGTCTGCGTATCGAATTTCACGATCAGACCAACGATGCGCTTATCCAGGCGCTGCAGCGCGGCGAGATTGATTGCGGCATCGGGGCGATCGACAGCTCACTGCCCGCTGAACTGCTGGTCTATCCGCTGCGCGAAGATCCCTTCGTGGCGGTGCTGCACCGTGACGATCCGCTGGCCGCGCAGGCGCACTTGCCGTGGAAACAGCTGGTGGGGCGGGATATGGCCGTGTTCTCGAAAGGTAATATTCAGCGGCTGGTGGCGGCATTAGTGGAAAGCCATCGCCTGACGCTGACCACACGCTACCAGGTGGACTATATCGAAACCCTGTATGGCCTGGTGCGCTCGCGTCTGGCGGTGGCGATCCTGCCAGAGCTGTACACCACCCATCTGCAGGACCCGGCGCTAAAGGTCGTTCACCTGCAGCAGCCAGCGCTGACCCGTACGGTGGCGCTGATGCGCGGGCCGCAGGCCCTGCCGCCGCTCATTGAAGCCTGTTTTTCCCTGCTGCAGGCCGAATTGCGCCAGGGCAGGTAG
- a CDS encoding alkyl/aryl-sulfatase, giving the protein MKLNQIAKNLALAGMLSSLSITAFAAAPQQDATPATREANQALYRKLPFADKTDFNNAHQGFIAPLPSTMLKGAQGNIIWDPAKYNFVKEGEKAPDTVNPSLWRQSQLLNIGGLFKVTDGVYQIRNLDLSNMTIIEGKTGITVIDPLLSAEPAKEALALYFAHRPKKPVVAVLFTHSHVDHYGGIRGVVNEADVKAGKVKIYAPAGFMEEAVSENIMAGTAMSRRASYMYGNLLKPDAKGQVGAGLGTTTSAGTVTLIPPTHYITHTGQQEVIDGLTYDFMMAPGSEAPSEMLWYVKEKKMIEAAEDVTHTLHNTYSLRGAKIRDPLAWSKYINAAIDRWGNEAEVIIAQHHWPTWGNDNIVKLMKGQRDMYRYINDQTLRMANLGMTRDEIAASFRLPDSLEKQWSSRGYYGSVSHDVKATYVFYLGWFDGNPATLDELPPEQAAKKFVEYMGGADAIMQKAKADYQQGNYRWVAQVTSKIVFADPHNQQARDLEADALEQLGYQAEAGTWRNFYLTGAQELRNGVQKLPTPNTASPDTVRAMTPEMFFDYLAVHINGEKAGAAKAVFNIDLGKDGGKYKLELENGVLNHTANAVADNADASIALSRDALNKIILKQETLKQAEAQGEVKISGNGAKLDEMLSYMDTFAFWFNIVTP; this is encoded by the coding sequence ATGAAATTAAATCAGATAGCCAAAAACCTGGCCCTGGCCGGAATGTTATCCTCTTTATCAATCACCGCCTTCGCCGCCGCGCCACAACAGGATGCCACACCGGCCACGCGTGAGGCGAACCAGGCGCTATACCGCAAACTGCCGTTCGCGGATAAAACCGACTTTAATAATGCCCATCAGGGTTTTATTGCCCCTCTGCCGTCGACGATGCTCAAAGGCGCACAGGGAAATATTATCTGGGATCCCGCCAAATATAATTTTGTTAAAGAAGGTGAAAAGGCACCAGACACCGTCAATCCCAGCCTGTGGCGACAGTCGCAATTGCTCAACATCGGCGGCTTATTCAAAGTCACCGACGGCGTTTACCAGATCCGTAATCTCGATCTTTCCAATATGACGATTATCGAAGGTAAAACCGGGATTACGGTCATCGACCCGTTGCTGAGCGCCGAACCGGCTAAAGAGGCGCTGGCGCTGTATTTTGCCCACCGGCCGAAAAAACCGGTGGTGGCGGTGCTGTTTACCCACAGCCATGTGGACCACTACGGCGGTATCCGCGGCGTAGTCAATGAAGCCGACGTGAAAGCCGGTAAAGTGAAGATTTACGCCCCCGCGGGCTTTATGGAGGAAGCGGTTTCCGAGAACATCATGGCCGGTACTGCGATGAGCCGCCGCGCCAGCTATATGTACGGTAACCTGCTGAAGCCGGACGCCAAGGGCCAGGTCGGCGCTGGCCTCGGCACCACCACCTCGGCAGGAACCGTTACGCTGATCCCGCCGACCCATTACATTACCCATACCGGTCAGCAGGAGGTGATCGACGGCCTGACCTATGACTTTATGATGGCGCCGGGCTCGGAAGCGCCGTCGGAAATGCTGTGGTATGTCAAAGAGAAGAAAATGATCGAGGCGGCAGAGGATGTGACCCATACCCTGCACAACACCTACTCGCTGCGCGGCGCCAAAATCCGCGATCCGCTGGCGTGGTCGAAATACATCAACGCCGCCATCGACCGCTGGGGCAACGAGGCGGAAGTGATTATCGCTCAGCACCACTGGCCGACCTGGGGGAACGATAATATCGTTAAGCTGATGAAAGGTCAGCGCGATATGTATCGCTATATCAACGACCAGACTCTGCGGATGGCGAACTTAGGCATGACCCGCGATGAGATCGCCGCCAGCTTCAGGCTGCCGGACTCCCTGGAGAAACAGTGGTCGAGCCGCGGCTACTACGGTTCCGTTAGCCACGATGTAAAAGCGACCTACGTCTTCTATCTCGGCTGGTTTGATGGCAACCCGGCCACCCTCGACGAGCTGCCGCCAGAACAGGCGGCGAAGAAGTTCGTGGAATATATGGGCGGCGCTGATGCGATCATGCAGAAAGCCAAAGCCGACTACCAGCAGGGGAACTACCGCTGGGTGGCCCAGGTGACCAGCAAAATCGTCTTCGCCGATCCGCACAATCAGCAGGCGCGCGATCTGGAAGCCGACGCCCTTGAGCAGCTCGGCTATCAGGCGGAAGCCGGTACCTGGCGCAACTTCTACCTCACCGGCGCCCAGGAGCTGCGTAACGGCGTGCAGAAACTGCCGACGCCAAACACCGCCAGCCCGGATACCGTGCGGGCGATGACGCCAGAAATGTTCTTCGATTACCTCGCGGTGCATATCAATGGCGAAAAAGCCGGGGCGGCGAAAGCGGTCTTCAACATCGACCTGGGCAAAGACGGCGGCAAGTACAAACTGGAGCTGGAAAACGGTGTGTTAAACCATACCGCCAATGCGGTGGCGGACAATGCCGATGCCAGCATCGCCCTGAGTCGCGATGCCCTGAATAAGATTATCCTCAAGCAGGAAACCCTGAAGCAGGCTGAGGCTCAGGGCGAGGTCAAGATTAGCGGTAATGGCGCTAAGCTCGACGAGATGCTGAGCTATATGGACACCTTTGCCTTCTGGTTCAATATCGTCACACCGTAA
- a CDS encoding helix-turn-helix domain-containing protein, whose translation MNFQEIHSYYKTLAIADFFADIVTEGEEIILTANKKWRPELGYIYFCTEGSLSILMPDDGLSIGNSIEHMPIGLMERYCPLAKFEYTGSAPVTLRKITYATFDRLFIANHPQRVEALAKVLVFMSIFTIDLHNERRQVTSYQTIRPMLYRYLYRQHTHEGENEGLALFIIRRTNLSRTHVFRVLADLKAGGYITMKRGKLVSIDRPLPAEY comes from the coding sequence ATGAATTTTCAGGAAATACATAGTTATTATAAAACGTTAGCCATCGCCGACTTTTTTGCCGACATCGTTACGGAAGGTGAAGAGATTATTCTTACCGCCAATAAAAAATGGCGCCCGGAGTTGGGTTATATTTATTTTTGTACCGAGGGTTCGTTATCAATATTAATGCCGGATGATGGCTTGAGTATTGGTAATTCCATTGAGCATATGCCAATTGGCCTGATGGAGCGGTATTGCCCGCTGGCGAAATTTGAATATACCGGCAGCGCTCCGGTGACGCTGCGTAAAATTACCTACGCGACCTTCGATCGGCTGTTTATTGCCAATCACCCACAGCGCGTTGAGGCGCTGGCGAAAGTGCTGGTGTTCATGAGTATCTTTACCATCGATCTGCACAATGAACGCCGCCAGGTCACCAGCTATCAGACGATTCGCCCCATGCTGTATCGCTATCTGTATCGACAGCATACGCATGAGGGGGAAAATGAGGGGCTGGCGTTATTTATCATCAGGCGTACCAATCTTTCACGCACCCATGTGTTTCGCGTGCTGGCGGACTTAAAGGCGGGAGGATACATCACCATGAAACGCGGCAAGCTTGTCTCTATCGATCGACCGCTGCCTGCAGAGTACTAA
- a CDS encoding alkyl/aryl-sulfatase: protein MKLTPIVKGLALAGLLNSLAFAAWADTSAKEATEATKKANDALYNQLPFSDNTDFTNAHKGFIAALPPEVIKGEQGNIIWDPGQYAFIKEGEKAPETVNPSLWRQSQLINISGLFEVTDGVYQIRNLDLSNMTIIEGKEGLTVVDPLVSAETAKVGMDLYYQNRGKKPVVAVIYTHSHVDHYGGVRGVVDEADVKAGNVKIYAPSGFMEAAVAENIMAGNVMSRRASYMYGNLLKPDAKGQVGAGLGTTTSAGTVTLIAPTNIIDKDGQKEVIDGLTYDFMLAPGSEAPSEMLWYIEEKKLIESAEDVTHTLHNTYSLRGAKIREPLPWSKYINQAIVRWGDKAEIIMAQHHWPTWGNENVVNLLKSQRDLYRYINDQTLRMANEGLTRDEIAANFTLPDSLANTWANRGYYGSVSHDVKATYVLYLGWFDGNPATLDELPPEEAAKKFVEYMGGADAILQKAKEDYDQGNYRWVAQVVSKIVFADPNNQQARNLEADALEQLGYQAESGPWRNFYLTGAQELRNGVVKGPTPNTASPDTVRAMTPEMFFDYLAVHINGEKAGNAKSVFNIDLGSDGGKYKLELENGVLNHTANAQAKEADTTLTLDRATLNKIILKEETLKQAEEKGEVKISGNGAKLDEMLGYMDPFDFWFNIVTP from the coding sequence ATGAAATTGACCCCGATAGTTAAAGGGTTAGCGTTAGCGGGTTTGTTAAATAGTCTCGCTTTCGCCGCCTGGGCGGATACGTCAGCCAAAGAGGCGACCGAAGCGACCAAAAAAGCGAACGATGCCCTCTACAATCAACTCCCCTTCTCCGATAACACCGATTTCACCAATGCGCATAAAGGCTTTATTGCCGCCCTGCCGCCGGAGGTCATTAAAGGCGAACAAGGCAATATCATCTGGGATCCGGGTCAGTATGCCTTCATCAAAGAAGGGGAAAAAGCGCCGGAGACAGTGAACCCGAGCCTGTGGCGGCAGTCGCAGCTGATCAACATCAGCGGCCTATTTGAAGTGACCGATGGGGTCTACCAGATCCGCAACCTCGATCTCTCCAATATGACGATCATAGAGGGCAAAGAGGGGCTCACCGTCGTTGACCCGCTGGTCTCGGCAGAAACCGCCAAAGTTGGGATGGATCTCTACTACCAAAACCGCGGCAAAAAACCGGTCGTCGCGGTGATCTACACCCACAGCCACGTTGACCACTACGGCGGCGTGCGCGGCGTGGTTGATGAAGCCGACGTCAAAGCGGGCAACGTGAAAATCTACGCGCCGTCCGGCTTTATGGAAGCCGCCGTGGCGGAAAATATCATGGCCGGGAACGTCATGAGCCGCCGCGCCAGCTATATGTACGGCAACCTGCTGAAACCCGACGCCAAAGGCCAGGTGGGCGCCGGTCTGGGCACCACTACCTCTGCGGGTACCGTCACCCTGATTGCGCCAACCAACATTATTGACAAGGACGGCCAGAAAGAAGTCATCGACGGCCTGACCTACGACTTTATGCTGGCGCCGGGCTCCGAAGCACCGTCAGAAATGCTGTGGTATATCGAAGAGAAGAAACTGATCGAATCCGCAGAAGATGTCACTCATACCCTGCATAACACTTACTCGCTGCGCGGGGCGAAGATCCGTGAACCGCTGCCGTGGTCAAAATATATCAACCAGGCGATCGTTCGCTGGGGCGATAAGGCTGAGATCATTATGGCTCAGCACCACTGGCCGACCTGGGGCAACGAAAACGTGGTTAACCTGCTGAAGAGCCAGCGAGACCTGTATCGTTACATCAACGATCAGACCCTGCGGATGGCTAACGAAGGCCTGACCCGCGATGAAATCGCCGCTAACTTTACGCTGCCGGACAGCCTCGCCAACACCTGGGCTAACCGCGGCTACTACGGCTCGGTCAGTCACGATGTGAAGGCCACCTACGTGCTGTATCTCGGCTGGTTCGACGGCAACCCTGCCACCCTCGACGAACTGCCGCCGGAAGAAGCGGCGAAGAAATTCGTTGAGTACATGGGCGGCGCCGATGCCATCCTGCAGAAAGCGAAAGAGGATTACGACCAGGGTAACTACCGCTGGGTCGCCCAGGTGGTCAGCAAAATTGTCTTCGCCGATCCTAATAACCAGCAGGCGCGTAATCTGGAAGCCGATGCCCTGGAGCAGCTAGGCTATCAGGCGGAATCCGGCCCGTGGCGTAACTTCTACCTCACCGGCGCCCAGGAGCTGCGTAACGGTGTGGTGAAAGGCCCGACCCCGAATACCGCCAGCCCGGACACCGTCCGCGCCATGACCCCGGAAATGTTCTTTGATTACCTGGCGGTGCATATCAATGGCGAGAAAGCAGGTAACGCGAAGTCGGTGTTCAATATCGATCTGGGCAGTGACGGCGGCAAATATAAGCTGGAGCTGGAAAACGGCGTGCTGAACCACACCGCGAATGCGCAAGCGAAAGAGGCCGATACCACCCTGACGCTGGATCGCGCCACCCTGAATAAAATCATTCTCAAAGAAGAGACTCTGAAGCAGGCGGAAGAGAAAGGGGAAGTTAAAATCAGCGGTAACGGCGCTAAACTCGATGAAATGCTGGGCTATATGGACCCGTTTGACTTCTGGTTTAACATTGTAACGCCGTAA
- the thiM gene encoding hydroxyethylthiazole kinase translates to MPELLNPASVAHLRHLLRAHSPLVHCMTNDVVQTFTANVLLAVGASPAMVIDPREAAQFAAIADALLINVGTLTEDRAVAMRAAVERARQAGKPWTLDPVAVGALTVRTAFCHELLALQPAAIRGNASEILALAGMSAGGRGVDTTDTAAAALPAAQALARQLTTIVAVTGEVDYVTDGERVLSVAGGDALMTRVVGTGCALSAAVAASTALPGDQLENVAAACGLMKQAGEIAARQGGPGSFIPAFLDALYQEVQG, encoded by the coding sequence ATGCCTGAATTGCTGAATCCTGCGTCTGTCGCGCACCTGCGCCATCTGCTGCGCGCCCATTCCCCCCTTGTGCACTGCATGACTAATGACGTGGTGCAGACCTTTACCGCCAATGTCCTGCTGGCCGTCGGCGCCTCGCCGGCGATGGTGATCGATCCCCGCGAAGCGGCGCAGTTTGCCGCTATCGCCGATGCGCTGTTAATTAACGTCGGTACCCTGACCGAAGATCGCGCGGTGGCGATGCGCGCCGCGGTGGAACGCGCCCGCCAGGCCGGCAAGCCCTGGACGCTGGATCCGGTGGCCGTCGGTGCCTTGACCGTGCGCACGGCCTTTTGTCACGAGCTGCTGGCCCTGCAGCCGGCGGCCATTCGGGGCAATGCCTCTGAAATTCTGGCACTGGCCGGGATGAGCGCCGGTGGGCGCGGGGTGGATACCACCGATACGGCCGCCGCGGCGCTGCCGGCGGCCCAGGCGCTGGCCCGCCAGTTGACCACCATTGTGGCGGTTACCGGCGAGGTGGATTACGTCACCGACGGCGAACGGGTGCTTAGCGTGGCGGGAGGCGATGCGCTGATGACCCGGGTGGTGGGCACCGGCTGCGCGCTGTCGGCGGCGGTGGCGGCAAGCACGGCGCTGCCGGGAGACCAGCTGGAAAATGTAGCCGCTGCCTGCGGGCTGATGAAGCAGGCCGGGGAGATCGCCGCCCGCCAGGGAGGCCCTGGCAGCTTTATTCCGGCGTTTCTCGACGCGCTGTATCAGGAGGTGCAGGGATGA